The following coding sequences lie in one Chionomys nivalis chromosome 8, mChiNiv1.1, whole genome shotgun sequence genomic window:
- the LOC130879678 gene encoding olfactory receptor 5B12-like, producing the protein MENSTEVTEFILAGLTDDPELQIPLFIVFLLIYLSTVLGNVGMTGLILLDSRLHTPMYLFLSHLSLVDFGYSSAVTPKVMAGLISTDKIISHNACGTQFFFFVGFITTESFLLAAMPYDCYAAVCKPLHYTTIMTTNICVSLTISSYVCGFLNSSIHTGNIFRLSFCKNNIIDHFFCDAPPLLVLSCSDTSVSEMVIFFVVGFNVLFSIMVILFYYMFIFITILRIQSSEGRQKAFSTCASHLTAVSIFYGTIIFMYLHPSSRHTMGTDKVASVFYTMVIPMLNPLVYSLRNKEVKSAFKKAVGTAKSSVTFIF; encoded by the coding sequence ATGGAGAACAGTACAGAGGTGACTGAGTTCATTCTTGCAGGCTTAACAGATGACCCAGAGCTCCAGATCCCTCTCTTCATTGTCTTCCTTCTCATCTATCTCAGCACTGTGCTTGGGAACGTGGGAATGACAGGGCTGATTCTGCTGGACTCACGCCTCCACACTCCCATGTACCTTTTCCTCAGTCACCTGTCTCTGGTGGACTTCGGTTATTCTTCAGCTGTCACTCCCAAGGTAATGGCAGGACTCATTTCAACAGATAAAATCATATCCCACAATGCTTGTGGCACCCAGTTCTTCTTCTTTGTGGGATTTATAACCACAGAAAGTTTCCTCCTGGCTGCCATGCCTTATGACTGCTATGCAGCAGTGTGTAAGCCCCTGCATTACACCACCATCATGACGAcaaacatatgtgtttctctgaccaTAAGCTCCTATGTCTGTGGCTTCCTGAATTCTTCCATCCACACTGGGAACATCTTTAGGCTCtccttctgcaagaacaatatcATAGACCATTTCTTCTGTGATGCCCCTCCTCTACTGGTCCTCTCATGTTCAGACACCTCTGTCAGTGAGATGGTGATTTTCTTTGTTGTGGGTTTCAATGTTCTCTTCTCTATTATGGTCATCTTGTTCTactatatgtttatattcatcACTATTCTTAGGATACAATCATCTGAAGGGCGCCAGAAGGCCTTTTCCACCTGTGCTTCCCACCTCACTGCTGTCTCCATCTTTTATGGGACAATCATCTTTATGTACTTACACCCCAGCTCCAGACACACCATGGGCACTGACAAGGTGGCATCTGTGTTCTACACTATGGTCATCCCCATGCTGAACCCGCTGGTCTACAGCCTGagaaacaaagaggtcaagagtGCATTCAAAAAAGCTGTGGGGACTGCAAAATCTTCTGTAACattcatattttag